The Mesobacillus boroniphilus region AGAAAGTATAAAACCGCATTGCAGCATGGCGGCGGAACGGTGGATGGCAGTTCGAAGGCTAAGGAAAAGCAGGCGAGCGGTACCGTATTGCGCGTCTACAAAGAAAAAACAGGCGATTACACGATTGTTTCGATCCTGCTAGATAATAAAAAGAACTACATCGTCTCATCAGAAACCAACCCACTGGCGATTTATGTAAAAGAAGGCGACCAAGTAAATATCAAATACATGGATACCGGCGAAACCTTCCTGCCGGTTAAAGAGTTAGTGATACAAGGATTGGAATAAAGATAAACAATTAGTGCCTGATTCCTGATGTTATATTGCACCCAGGCTCAGGCACTTTTGATTTTGGAAAATAGGGATTATGGAAAACTCGAGGAACTAAGAAGTATTATTGTGAGGATATTTAAGAGAGTGGCTATAAAATCCTATTGTTGTTTTTCATTCAGAATCTCTAAAACATCCTGATGCTGCTTCTGAACATTGGAAACATGCTTGATCTCACTTGAAAGTTCTGATTTCGTTTCATCAAGCTTCTTCATTAGACTGCCATAGTAAAAAGCCACTTCTTTCCTTATTTCACTCTGTTCTGCTAATAAAGACTGCTGGCCTTTACTCAATTCACTCTGTTTTGATAGTAAAGAGTGTTGGCCTTTTCTTAAATCACTCTGTTCTATTTGTAAAGATTGCTGGCCTTTGCTCAATTCACTCTGTTCTGCTAATAAAGACTGCTGGCCTTTGCTCAATTCACTCTGTTTTGATAGTAAAGATTGCTGGCCTTTGCTCAATTCACTCTGTTTTGATAGTAAAGATTGCTGGCCTTTGCTCAATTCACTCTGTTTTGATAGTAAAGAGTGTTGGCCTTTTCTTAAATCACTCTGTTCTATTTGTAAGGATTGCTGACCTTTCTCTAAAGTGCCTATACGAATCTCCATAGAATCAAACCGAGCATCAACTGAATCAAATCGCTTATCAACAGCATCAAACCGCGCATCAACTGAATCAAACCGAGCATCAACTGAATCAAAACGCTTGTCCATGGAATCCAAACGATCTAAAATCTTATTCAATATTTCCTCCATCTCATTTCACCTCCTTCTCTATGGATTTATTATACCCAGTCCAGTAAAATAAGTCAGCACAAAAAGTATGTTCTTCCAGCAGAATGAGGAACTCAGGATAGGACTGCTTGTTTAAAAGGGCATGTCGTAAAACGGTACAACCGTCCTTCAAAAAAAGGTGTTTTTCTATATAATGTAGAAATTAATATGCACATTGAATGGGAGGCACCAATACATATGTCCTTAAGTAAATCTAGTGAATTAAAACTTCGAGATATTATAATTCCAGAAGATTATGAGCAGCTTGCAGATCTTCTTAATATGATTGAACCAGGATCTGCATCCGCTCAATCCCTTGAAGAGGAAGATCGGCAAATGCCATCAACATCTAATTTGAAAATAAATGAAGATGGTTTATTAGTTGGTTTCGGGAGAACAAGAGTTATTGCTAAGAATGTAAAGGGGCAGATAATTGGCTATGGTGCTTCTTTCCGGGCTCCATGGGTGGATCCGGGGAACGTCGGAAGCGTCTTCTGTGTTCACCCTGATTTCCGTGGGAAAGGGATAGGAGAAAGGATACTGGCGCATCTTGAAAATTGGGCGAATGAGCAACAAGCATCTGTATTATCCTCTATCGTAATGGATTGGATTGATGATTCGCTTCCATTTGTGCAAAAGCGTGGCTTTTCGGTAGACGCTCATGTATTCGATTTAGAATTGGACGTCAATCAATTTAACTATGCAAAATATGCTAATATAGTTGAACGTGTCGCCAAGTCAGGCATTCAGTTTACTACTTTAGCTGACCTGACGGGTGAGGATTCAGAATCTAAATTGTATGAGTTATGTGTAGAGACATCCAAAGATAACCCTGGTCAATATTCCAGCCTTCCTCCTTTTGAGCAATGGAGGAAAGAGTTCCTGCCGGAAGACAACTCGCGCAAGCAATGGGTTTTTCTCGCAGTTGATGGTGAGCGTTTCGTTGGTTTGACTCAATTATTCAGCACGGAAGATGATGCGGTGTTTTATACAAACTATACGGGTGTCCAAAAGGATTATCGGGGACGGGGAATTGCAAAAGCGTTGAAATTATTATCTATTGATACCGCGATTAAATCAGGGGCACATACAATGACCACTGACTCGGAGGAACAGAACGCCCCGATGCAGCATATTAATAGAAGCTTTGGATATATTCCTGGAAAAGGCCACTACCGTATTTTAAAGCAATTAAGAAAATGATTTATCACTGTTGAGGGAAGGGATTGTCATGAAGGTCGAAGCACTAAAGACGGAGCAGCTTGGGGATTTTAGAGCATACTGTAAAAAACACCGAAAGGAACTGGATGATTCTTTTCTGTATGATGAAGACTTACAAAATTTTAAGATTGATGGAGAAAATCCTACCTATATTTTGACTGACGTGAGCGGGAACATAAAGGGAGCCGCCTCTCTTATTCTGAATGACTATCATCGAAAAGGAAAAAGGGCAAGGTTCCGGATTTTTCATTGTGAATTCCACGACGACCAGTTCTATAAACAGCTCTACGAGGAGATATTGAAACATACCAATTCATTGGATCATGTTTTTTTATTTGTACCCTTGCTCAATCAGAAACTGCAGGATGTCATGGTGAAGCTGAAGTTTGACGTGGAGAGGTATACCTTTCTGCTAGTCAGGGAGGACATTGAAGTTCGGGATCCGGCTATTCCACAAGGATTTGAGATTAGGAGTTTCAGGCCTGGTGTGGATGAGAATGCCTGGTGCATGGTAAGGAATGGTGCGTTCTCGAAGCTAAAGGGAAGTGAGACGCCGATTACGCCTGAAATGGTCGCGAAAATGCCGGTTGAGTCTGATTACCTGGACGGCGGAATGATGATCCTCTATGAGAATGAAACACCAGTTGGGGTAGTGAGAGGTTCGGACGATGAATATGAAGATTCCCCAATTATGAACATAGGACCACTGGCCATTTTGCCGGAATATCAGGGGAAAGGGTTAGGAAGGGTTCTTTTAAGAGCAGCGCTCAAGTTTTCGAAGGAAAAAGGATACAAAAGATGTGTTCTGTGTGTAAATGCAGACAATGAGCAAGCCAAAGCTCTATACCTGAAGGAAGGATTCGAGCAAACGGAAGGCGTAGTATGTTATCGGTATGAACTAATGCAAAATGAAAAATGATGAACTGGGCAGTTTTTTTTAAAAAAAATGCTGGTACGAGGAATAGGAGAATGACGGTATGATCAGGCTGCTAAAATATGAAAATCTTTCGCAGTTTAAAGAAGAGATAACGGGCTATTTGGAACAGGATGAAGTGGTGAATAATTTGCCGCTGGGAGTGTTGAAATCTGCAGAAAAAACCCCGCTGTTAATGGCTGTCGTGCGGAAGGATGAAGAAATTGGGTGGGCTATACTTCAAACTCATCCAGATAAGATCATTTTTTCAAAAGCTGCGTCTTTTT contains the following coding sequences:
- a CDS encoding GNAT family N-acetyltransferase, with the translated sequence MSLSKSSELKLRDIIIPEDYEQLADLLNMIEPGSASAQSLEEEDRQMPSTSNLKINEDGLLVGFGRTRVIAKNVKGQIIGYGASFRAPWVDPGNVGSVFCVHPDFRGKGIGERILAHLENWANEQQASVLSSIVMDWIDDSLPFVQKRGFSVDAHVFDLELDVNQFNYAKYANIVERVAKSGIQFTTLADLTGEDSESKLYELCVETSKDNPGQYSSLPPFEQWRKEFLPEDNSRKQWVFLAVDGERFVGLTQLFSTEDDAVFYTNYTGVQKDYRGRGIAKALKLLSIDTAIKSGAHTMTTDSEEQNAPMQHINRSFGYIPGKGHYRILKQLRK
- a CDS encoding GNAT family N-acetyltransferase, giving the protein MKVEALKTEQLGDFRAYCKKHRKELDDSFLYDEDLQNFKIDGENPTYILTDVSGNIKGAASLILNDYHRKGKRARFRIFHCEFHDDQFYKQLYEEILKHTNSLDHVFLFVPLLNQKLQDVMVKLKFDVERYTFLLVREDIEVRDPAIPQGFEIRSFRPGVDENAWCMVRNGAFSKLKGSETPITPEMVAKMPVESDYLDGGMMILYENETPVGVVRGSDDEYEDSPIMNIGPLAILPEYQGKGLGRVLLRAALKFSKEKGYKRCVLCVNADNEQAKALYLKEGFEQTEGVVCYRYELMQNEK